A portion of the uncultured Bacteroides sp. genome contains these proteins:
- a CDS encoding GH92 family glycosyl hydrolase: MLLWSFMGCQQQAVASEIKNPVQYVDPRIGSGGHGHVFVGANVPFGFVQLGPTEPVRGWDWCSGYHYSDSVLVGFSHSHLSGTGIGDLGDITFFPTQDQSRSARFNHDDETVSPGYYSVRLSPSNINVKLTATARTGFHQYTFPAKGEAMVVVDLQKGIGWDQWTDSRLAQENDSSISGYRISTGWAKNQQVYFAAVFSKPIRHFTAINDSVGIFSFLTNGETDPLYVKVGLSAVSVENAKLNLEAEVGSRHFNAVADEAKLLWNKELEKIQVSMDDDVAKRIFYTAFYHTMIAPSVFCDVNGDYRGSDGKIYRKADFVNYTTFSLWDTYRAAHPLATLVHPERMRDYAQTLLAIFRQQGKLPVWHLMGNETDCMVGNPGIPVLADLLLKGFVTDKEAAFEAMKTSAMLDERSMNLLKAYGYIPYDKEPTNETTAKGLEYALADGCVAQVAQRLGKKDDYAYFHRRSQSYQFYWDKNTHFMRGLSSTGRFSEPFDPFLTTPGKGDYTEGNAWQYVWLVPHDVHGLIKLFGSEDAFTSKLDSLFEVKGDLGKEAAPDISGLIGQYAHGNEPSHHILYLYNYVGKPYKSAPRLREVMQTLYHDAPDGLCGNEDVGQMSAWYVLSALGIYQVNPAGGVYVFGSPIVNEAELAVGANKTFKIIAHDNSKENKYIQSVKLNGKTYTKSSIHYKDIVAGGVLDFEMGSKPSSSFGVAPRDRPLQR; this comes from the coding sequence ATGTTATTATGGAGCTTTATGGGTTGCCAGCAACAGGCAGTTGCGTCAGAAATCAAGAATCCCGTTCAGTATGTTGATCCTAGAATAGGCTCCGGCGGACACGGGCATGTGTTTGTGGGAGCAAATGTTCCTTTCGGATTTGTACAGTTGGGCCCTACCGAACCTGTCAGAGGGTGGGACTGGTGCTCCGGTTACCATTATAGCGATTCTGTTTTGGTTGGTTTCAGTCATTCGCATCTCAGTGGAACAGGCATAGGCGACTTGGGAGATATCACCTTCTTTCCTACCCAAGACCAAAGCCGCTCGGCCCGTTTTAATCATGATGATGAAACAGTCTCACCGGGATATTATTCCGTTCGCTTGTCCCCATCTAATATAAATGTGAAGCTCACCGCCACGGCACGGACGGGTTTTCATCAATACACATTTCCTGCCAAGGGAGAAGCCATGGTGGTGGTCGATCTGCAAAAAGGGATTGGCTGGGATCAATGGACCGACAGTCGTTTGGCGCAAGAAAACGATAGTTCGATTTCCGGATATCGTATCTCAACCGGGTGGGCAAAGAATCAGCAAGTCTACTTTGCCGCCGTCTTTTCCAAACCGATTCGCCATTTTACGGCGATCAACGATTCTGTTGGAATCTTCTCCTTTCTGACGAACGGAGAAACCGATCCGCTTTATGTCAAGGTAGGTCTCTCCGCTGTCAGTGTGGAAAACGCAAAGTTAAATTTGGAAGCTGAAGTTGGTTCACGTCATTTTAACGCAGTGGCCGATGAAGCGAAACTCCTTTGGAATAAAGAGCTGGAGAAGATACAAGTTTCCATGGACGATGATGTCGCTAAAAGAATTTTCTATACCGCTTTCTATCATACCATGATCGCTCCGTCCGTTTTTTGCGATGTCAATGGAGACTATCGGGGGAGTGATGGAAAGATCTACCGGAAAGCTGATTTTGTGAATTATACCACTTTCTCTTTGTGGGATACTTATCGGGCTGCGCATCCTCTGGCCACGCTGGTTCACCCGGAACGCATGAGGGATTATGCCCAAACGTTGCTCGCTATTTTCAGGCAGCAGGGAAAGTTGCCCGTCTGGCATTTGATGGGCAATGAGACGGATTGCATGGTGGGTAATCCCGGCATTCCCGTATTGGCTGATTTGTTGCTGAAAGGATTCGTGACAGATAAAGAAGCCGCTTTTGAGGCGATGAAAACCTCAGCCATGCTCGATGAACGCTCGATGAATTTGCTGAAAGCGTATGGCTATATTCCTTATGATAAAGAGCCGACAAATGAAACGACTGCCAAGGGGCTTGAATACGCTTTGGCGGATGGTTGCGTGGCGCAAGTTGCCCAACGGCTGGGTAAGAAGGACGACTATGCCTATTTTCATCGCCGGAGTCAGTCTTATCAATTTTATTGGGACAAGAACACCCATTTCATGCGTGGCCTTTCCTCTACCGGAAGATTTAGCGAACCTTTCGATCCATTTCTGACCACTCCGGGTAAAGGAGATTATACCGAAGGCAATGCCTGGCAGTATGTCTGGCTCGTACCGCATGATGTACATGGATTAATCAAATTGTTCGGAAGTGAGGATGCCTTTACCTCGAAACTGGACTCCTTGTTCGAAGTGAAAGGCGATTTGGGAAAAGAGGCCGCTCCCGACATTTCAGGTTTAATCGGGCAGTACGCGCATGGCAACGAGCCCAGTCACCACATTCTCTATTTATACAACTATGTGGGGAAACCATACAAGTCAGCTCCGAGATTGCGTGAGGTGATGCAGACTTTATATCACGATGCCCCGGATGGCTTGTGCGGCAATGAAGATGTCGGCCAGATGTCTGCCTGGTATGTTTTATCCGCACTCGGTATATATCAGGTAAACCCTGCAGGAGGTGTTTATGTCTTTGGCAGCCCGATCGTCAATGAAGCCGAGTTGGCTGTGGGGGCGAACAAGACTTTTAAGATTATCGCCCATGATAACAGCAAAGAAAACAAGTATATTCAGTCGGTTAAGCTCAACGGAAAAACGTACACTAAATCATCTATTCATTATAAAGATATTGTGGCAGGTGGTGTGCTCGATTTTGAAATGGGAAGTAAACCCTCTTCAAGCTTTGGAGTGGCTCCAAGGGACAGGCCTTTGCAACGGTGA